In Drosophila pseudoobscura strain MV-25-SWS-2005 chromosome 4, UCI_Dpse_MV25, whole genome shotgun sequence, the following proteins share a genomic window:
- the Hrs gene encoding hepatocyte growth factor-regulated tyrosine kinase substrate isoform X2 translates to MFRSSFEKNLESATSHLRLEPDWPSILLICDEINQKDITPKNAFAAIKKKMNSPNPHSACYSLLVLESIVKNCGAPVHEEVFTKENCEMFSSFLETTPHENVRQKMLELVQTWANAFRSSDKYQSIKDTMTILKAKGHTFPEMKEADAMFTADTAPNWSDGKVCHRCRVEFTFTNRKHHCRNCGQVFCGQCTAKQCPLPKYGIEKEVRVCDGCFAALLRPAGSGSGGVGVAGSSKPGARPADSDLPAEYLNSSLSQQTPARKTEQELKEEEELQLALALSQSEAEQQKPKQTTLTSAAAAYRMQQRSPSPEAPPAPKEYQQEEASNPELAKYLNRSYWEQRKISESSSMASPSAPSPMPPTPQPQQTLPVQPKTADEVQIDEFAANMRTQVEIFVNRMKSNSSRGRSISNDSSVQTLFMTLTSLHSQQLSYIKEKDDKRMWYEQLQDKLAQIKDSRAALDVLRQEHVEKLRRIAEEQERQRQMQMAQKLEIMRKKKQEYLQYQRQLALQRIQEQEREMQLRQEQQKAQYLMGQSAPFPYLPASGVAPHGSPSHQPNSVYNPYVTAAPGYPAPAPNGHGQFQGIPPGMYNPAIAQPPTNAAPGMMMPPHLQQAMHQPQPANAQLHHPAPQPQQPQIGHVMLQQQQLVQSHPPLANQAPPQVLPQAPPQAQHQAPPQAQHQAPPQAQHQVPPQALPQAPPQAQNQAPSQPLPQAPPVAEIANKQIQAIAAAPAPPQTEPKPAKADEPATAELISFD, encoded by the exons ATGTTTCGATCGAGCTTTGAAAAGAATCTAG AGAGCGCCACGAGTCATCTGCGATTGGAGCCAGACTGGCCCTCCATCCTCCTCATCTGCGATGAAATCAACCAGAAGGATATCAC ACCGAAGAATGCCTTCGCCGCGATCAAGAAGAAAATGAACTCTCCCAATCCGCACTCGGCCTGCTATTCGCTCCTGGTGCTGGAGAGCATTGTGAAGAACTGTGGCGCCCCCGTGCACGAGGAGGTGTTCACCAAGGAGAACTGCGAGATGTTCAGCAGCTTCCTGGAGACCACGCCCCACGAGAACGTGCGTCAGAAAATGCTGGAGCTGGTTCAGACCTGGGCCAATGCCTTCCGCTCGTCGGACAAATATCAATCCATCAAG GACACCATGACCATCCTAAAGGCCAAGGGCCACACGTTTCCCGAGATGAAGGAAGCCGATGCCATGTTCACGGCCGACACGGCGCCCAACTGGTCCGACGGCAAGGTCTGCCACCGATGCCGCGTGGAGTTTACCTTCACCAACCGCAAGCACCACTGCCGTAACTGCGGCCAGGTGTTTTGTGGCCAGTGCACGGCCAAGCAGTGCCCCCTGCCGAAGTACGGCATCGAGAAGGAGGTTCGTGTGTGCGATGGCTGCTTTGCGGCACTCCTGCGCCCagctggcagcggcagtggtgGAGTTGGCGTTGCCGGTAGCAGCAAGCCTGGAGCACGTCCAGCGGATAGCGATTTGCCGGCGGAGTACTTGAACAGTTCCTTGTCGCAGCAG ACGCCTGCTCGCAAAACCGAACAGGAGctcaaggaggaggaggagctacAACTGGCCCTGGCCCTCAGCCAGTCCGAGGCCGAGCAACAGAAGCCGAAACAAACGACCCTGACATCAGCGGCAGCCGCTTACCGAATGCAACAACGCTCGCCCAGTCCAGAGGCGCCGCCGGCCCCCAAGGAGTACCAACAGGAGGAGGCGTCAAACCCGGAATTAGCCAAATACTTGAACCGGAGCTACTGGGAGCAGCGTAAAATCAGCGAGTCCTCCTCCATGGCCAGCCCATCGGCTCCCAGTCCCATGCCTCCcacgccacagccacagcagacTTTGCCCGTGCAGCCCAAGACCGCCGATGAGGTGCAGATCGATGAGTTTGCCGCCAATATGCGCACCCAGGTGGAGATCTTCGTAAACCGCATGAAGTCGAACTCGAGCCGTGGTCGCAGCATTTCGAACGACTCCTCTGTGCAGACACTGTTCATGACTCTGACATCGCTGCACTCCCAGCAGCTGTCGTACATCAAGGAGAAGGACGACAAGCGCATGTGGTACGAGCAGCTGCAGGATAAGCTGGCTCAGATCAAGGACTCGCGTGCCGCCTTGGACGTGCTGCGCCAGGAGCACGTGGAGAAGCTTCGGCGCATCgccgaggagcaggagcgccAGCGTCAGATGCAAATGGCTCAGAAGCTGGAGATTATGCGCAAGAAGAAGCAAGAATACCTTCAGTACCAACGCCAGTTGGCACTCCAACGCATTCAGGAGCAGGAGCGTGAGATGCAGCTGCGCCAAGAACAGCAAAAGGCCCAGTATCTCATGGGACAATCGGCCCCATTCCCATACCTCCCTGCATCCGGCGTAGCCCCGCATGGCTCCCCATCGCATCAACCGAACAGCGTCTATAATCCGTATGTAACTGCAGCTCCTGGCTATCCAGCTCCTGCACCCAATGGCCACGGACAGTTCCAGGGCATTCCGCCGGGCATGTACAACCCGGCCATTGCCCAGCCACCGACAAATGCAGCCCCAGGAATGATGATGCCTCCGCATCTGCAGCAGGCGATGcatcagccacagccagccaATGCCCAGCTCCACCATCCGGCCCCCCAACCTCAACAGCCTCAAATTGGCCACGTGAtgctccagcagcaacagttagTTCAGTCTCACCCACCGCTGGCCAATCAGGCTCCGCCCCAGGTACTACCCCAAGCACCGCCCCAGGCACAACATCAAGCACCGCCCCAGGCACAACATCAAGCACCGCCCCAGGCACAACATCAAGTACCGCCACAGGCACTTCCCCAAGCACCTCCCCAAGCACAAAATCAAGCCCCTTCGCAGCCACTTCCTCAAGCCCCACCAGTCGCCGAGATCGCCAACAAACAAATTCAGGCCATTGCTGCTGCACCGGCTCCGCCACAGACTGAGCCGAAGCCTGCCAAAGCAGACGAGCCAGCCACAGCAGAGCTGATCAGCTTTGACTAA
- the Hrs gene encoding hepatocyte growth factor-regulated tyrosine kinase substrate isoform X3, whose product MSGRASGESATSHLRLEPDWPSILLICDEINQKDITPKNAFAAIKKKMNSPNPHSACYSLLVLESIVKNCGAPVHEEVFTKENCEMFSSFLETTPHENVRQKMLELVQTWANAFRSSDKYQSIKDTMTILKAKGHTFPEMKEADAMFTADTAPNWSDGKVCHRCRVEFTFTNRKHHCRNCGQVFCGQCTAKQCPLPKYGIEKEVRVCDGCFAALLRPAGSGSGGVGVAGSSKPGARPADSDLPAEYLNSSLSQQVQTPARKTEQELKEEEELQLALALSQSEAEQQKPKQTTLTSAAAAYRMQQRSPSPEAPPAPKEYQQEEASNPELAKYLNRSYWEQRKISESSSMASPSAPSPMPPTPQPQQTLPVQPKTADEVQIDEFAANMRTQVEIFVNRMKSNSSRGRSISNDSSVQTLFMTLTSLHSQQLSYIKEKDDKRMWYEQLQDKLAQIKDSRAALDVLRQEHVEKLRRIAEEQERQRQMQMAQKLEIMRKKKQEYLQYQRQLALQRIQEQEREMQLRQEQQKAQYLMGQSAPFPYLPASGVAPHGSPSHQPNSVYNPYVTAAPGYPAPAPNGHGQFQGIPPGMYNPAIAQPPTNAAPGMMMPPHLQQAMHQPQPANAQLHHPAPQPQQPQIGHVMLQQQQLVQSHPPLANQAPPQVLPQAPPQAQHQAPPQAQHQAPPQAQHQVPPQALPQAPPQAQNQAPSQPLPQAPPVAEIANKQIQAIAAAPAPPQTEPKPAKADEPATAELISFD is encoded by the exons ATGTCGGGCCGAGCATCAGGAG AGAGCGCCACGAGTCATCTGCGATTGGAGCCAGACTGGCCCTCCATCCTCCTCATCTGCGATGAAATCAACCAGAAGGATATCAC ACCGAAGAATGCCTTCGCCGCGATCAAGAAGAAAATGAACTCTCCCAATCCGCACTCGGCCTGCTATTCGCTCCTGGTGCTGGAGAGCATTGTGAAGAACTGTGGCGCCCCCGTGCACGAGGAGGTGTTCACCAAGGAGAACTGCGAGATGTTCAGCAGCTTCCTGGAGACCACGCCCCACGAGAACGTGCGTCAGAAAATGCTGGAGCTGGTTCAGACCTGGGCCAATGCCTTCCGCTCGTCGGACAAATATCAATCCATCAAG GACACCATGACCATCCTAAAGGCCAAGGGCCACACGTTTCCCGAGATGAAGGAAGCCGATGCCATGTTCACGGCCGACACGGCGCCCAACTGGTCCGACGGCAAGGTCTGCCACCGATGCCGCGTGGAGTTTACCTTCACCAACCGCAAGCACCACTGCCGTAACTGCGGCCAGGTGTTTTGTGGCCAGTGCACGGCCAAGCAGTGCCCCCTGCCGAAGTACGGCATCGAGAAGGAGGTTCGTGTGTGCGATGGCTGCTTTGCGGCACTCCTGCGCCCagctggcagcggcagtggtgGAGTTGGCGTTGCCGGTAGCAGCAAGCCTGGAGCACGTCCAGCGGATAGCGATTTGCCGGCGGAGTACTTGAACAGTTCCTTGTCGCAGCAGGTGCAG ACGCCTGCTCGCAAAACCGAACAGGAGctcaaggaggaggaggagctacAACTGGCCCTGGCCCTCAGCCAGTCCGAGGCCGAGCAACAGAAGCCGAAACAAACGACCCTGACATCAGCGGCAGCCGCTTACCGAATGCAACAACGCTCGCCCAGTCCAGAGGCGCCGCCGGCCCCCAAGGAGTACCAACAGGAGGAGGCGTCAAACCCGGAATTAGCCAAATACTTGAACCGGAGCTACTGGGAGCAGCGTAAAATCAGCGAGTCCTCCTCCATGGCCAGCCCATCGGCTCCCAGTCCCATGCCTCCcacgccacagccacagcagacTTTGCCCGTGCAGCCCAAGACCGCCGATGAGGTGCAGATCGATGAGTTTGCCGCCAATATGCGCACCCAGGTGGAGATCTTCGTAAACCGCATGAAGTCGAACTCGAGCCGTGGTCGCAGCATTTCGAACGACTCCTCTGTGCAGACACTGTTCATGACTCTGACATCGCTGCACTCCCAGCAGCTGTCGTACATCAAGGAGAAGGACGACAAGCGCATGTGGTACGAGCAGCTGCAGGATAAGCTGGCTCAGATCAAGGACTCGCGTGCCGCCTTGGACGTGCTGCGCCAGGAGCACGTGGAGAAGCTTCGGCGCATCgccgaggagcaggagcgccAGCGTCAGATGCAAATGGCTCAGAAGCTGGAGATTATGCGCAAGAAGAAGCAAGAATACCTTCAGTACCAACGCCAGTTGGCACTCCAACGCATTCAGGAGCAGGAGCGTGAGATGCAGCTGCGCCAAGAACAGCAAAAGGCCCAGTATCTCATGGGACAATCGGCCCCATTCCCATACCTCCCTGCATCCGGCGTAGCCCCGCATGGCTCCCCATCGCATCAACCGAACAGCGTCTATAATCCGTATGTAACTGCAGCTCCTGGCTATCCAGCTCCTGCACCCAATGGCCACGGACAGTTCCAGGGCATTCCGCCGGGCATGTACAACCCGGCCATTGCCCAGCCACCGACAAATGCAGCCCCAGGAATGATGATGCCTCCGCATCTGCAGCAGGCGATGcatcagccacagccagccaATGCCCAGCTCCACCATCCGGCCCCCCAACCTCAACAGCCTCAAATTGGCCACGTGAtgctccagcagcaacagttagTTCAGTCTCACCCACCGCTGGCCAATCAGGCTCCGCCCCAGGTACTACCCCAAGCACCGCCCCAGGCACAACATCAAGCACCGCCCCAGGCACAACATCAAGCACCGCCCCAGGCACAACATCAAGTACCGCCACAGGCACTTCCCCAAGCACCTCCCCAAGCACAAAATCAAGCCCCTTCGCAGCCACTTCCTCAAGCCCCACCAGTCGCCGAGATCGCCAACAAACAAATTCAGGCCATTGCTGCTGCACCGGCTCCGCCACAGACTGAGCCGAAGCCTGCCAAAGCAGACGAGCCAGCCACAGCAGAGCTGATCAGCTTTGACTAA
- the Hrs gene encoding hepatocyte growth factor-regulated tyrosine kinase substrate isoform X4 produces MSCEEELSLEEESVDTMTILKAKGHTFPEMKEADAMFTADTAPNWSDGKVCHRCRVEFTFTNRKHHCRNCGQVFCGQCTAKQCPLPKYGIEKEVRVCDGCFAALLRPAGSGSGGVGVAGSSKPGARPADSDLPAEYLNSSLSQQVQTPARKTEQELKEEEELQLALALSQSEAEQQKPKQTTLTSAAAAYRMQQRSPSPEAPPAPKEYQQEEASNPELAKYLNRSYWEQRKISESSSMASPSAPSPMPPTPQPQQTLPVQPKTADEVQIDEFAANMRTQVEIFVNRMKSNSSRGRSISNDSSVQTLFMTLTSLHSQQLSYIKEKDDKRMWYEQLQDKLAQIKDSRAALDVLRQEHVEKLRRIAEEQERQRQMQMAQKLEIMRKKKQEYLQYQRQLALQRIQEQEREMQLRQEQQKAQYLMGQSAPFPYLPASGVAPHGSPSHQPNSVYNPYVTAAPGYPAPAPNGHGQFQGIPPGMYNPAIAQPPTNAAPGMMMPPHLQQAMHQPQPANAQLHHPAPQPQQPQIGHVMLQQQQLVQSHPPLANQAPPQVLPQAPPQAQHQAPPQAQHQAPPQAQHQVPPQALPQAPPQAQNQAPSQPLPQAPPVAEIANKQIQAIAAAPAPPQTEPKPAKADEPATAELISFD; encoded by the exons ATGAGCTGCGAGGAGGAACTTAGCTTGGAGGAAGAATCCGTA GACACCATGACCATCCTAAAGGCCAAGGGCCACACGTTTCCCGAGATGAAGGAAGCCGATGCCATGTTCACGGCCGACACGGCGCCCAACTGGTCCGACGGCAAGGTCTGCCACCGATGCCGCGTGGAGTTTACCTTCACCAACCGCAAGCACCACTGCCGTAACTGCGGCCAGGTGTTTTGTGGCCAGTGCACGGCCAAGCAGTGCCCCCTGCCGAAGTACGGCATCGAGAAGGAGGTTCGTGTGTGCGATGGCTGCTTTGCGGCACTCCTGCGCCCagctggcagcggcagtggtgGAGTTGGCGTTGCCGGTAGCAGCAAGCCTGGAGCACGTCCAGCGGATAGCGATTTGCCGGCGGAGTACTTGAACAGTTCCTTGTCGCAGCAGGTGCAG ACGCCTGCTCGCAAAACCGAACAGGAGctcaaggaggaggaggagctacAACTGGCCCTGGCCCTCAGCCAGTCCGAGGCCGAGCAACAGAAGCCGAAACAAACGACCCTGACATCAGCGGCAGCCGCTTACCGAATGCAACAACGCTCGCCCAGTCCAGAGGCGCCGCCGGCCCCCAAGGAGTACCAACAGGAGGAGGCGTCAAACCCGGAATTAGCCAAATACTTGAACCGGAGCTACTGGGAGCAGCGTAAAATCAGCGAGTCCTCCTCCATGGCCAGCCCATCGGCTCCCAGTCCCATGCCTCCcacgccacagccacagcagacTTTGCCCGTGCAGCCCAAGACCGCCGATGAGGTGCAGATCGATGAGTTTGCCGCCAATATGCGCACCCAGGTGGAGATCTTCGTAAACCGCATGAAGTCGAACTCGAGCCGTGGTCGCAGCATTTCGAACGACTCCTCTGTGCAGACACTGTTCATGACTCTGACATCGCTGCACTCCCAGCAGCTGTCGTACATCAAGGAGAAGGACGACAAGCGCATGTGGTACGAGCAGCTGCAGGATAAGCTGGCTCAGATCAAGGACTCGCGTGCCGCCTTGGACGTGCTGCGCCAGGAGCACGTGGAGAAGCTTCGGCGCATCgccgaggagcaggagcgccAGCGTCAGATGCAAATGGCTCAGAAGCTGGAGATTATGCGCAAGAAGAAGCAAGAATACCTTCAGTACCAACGCCAGTTGGCACTCCAACGCATTCAGGAGCAGGAGCGTGAGATGCAGCTGCGCCAAGAACAGCAAAAGGCCCAGTATCTCATGGGACAATCGGCCCCATTCCCATACCTCCCTGCATCCGGCGTAGCCCCGCATGGCTCCCCATCGCATCAACCGAACAGCGTCTATAATCCGTATGTAACTGCAGCTCCTGGCTATCCAGCTCCTGCACCCAATGGCCACGGACAGTTCCAGGGCATTCCGCCGGGCATGTACAACCCGGCCATTGCCCAGCCACCGACAAATGCAGCCCCAGGAATGATGATGCCTCCGCATCTGCAGCAGGCGATGcatcagccacagccagccaATGCCCAGCTCCACCATCCGGCCCCCCAACCTCAACAGCCTCAAATTGGCCACGTGAtgctccagcagcaacagttagTTCAGTCTCACCCACCGCTGGCCAATCAGGCTCCGCCCCAGGTACTACCCCAAGCACCGCCCCAGGCACAACATCAAGCACCGCCCCAGGCACAACATCAAGCACCGCCCCAGGCACAACATCAAGTACCGCCACAGGCACTTCCCCAAGCACCTCCCCAAGCACAAAATCAAGCCCCTTCGCAGCCACTTCCTCAAGCCCCACCAGTCGCCGAGATCGCCAACAAACAAATTCAGGCCATTGCTGCTGCACCGGCTCCGCCACAGACTGAGCCGAAGCCTGCCAAAGCAGACGAGCCAGCCACAGCAGAGCTGATCAGCTTTGACTAA
- the Hrs gene encoding hepatocyte growth factor-regulated tyrosine kinase substrate isoform X1: MFRSSFEKNLESATSHLRLEPDWPSILLICDEINQKDITPKNAFAAIKKKMNSPNPHSACYSLLVLESIVKNCGAPVHEEVFTKENCEMFSSFLETTPHENVRQKMLELVQTWANAFRSSDKYQSIKDTMTILKAKGHTFPEMKEADAMFTADTAPNWSDGKVCHRCRVEFTFTNRKHHCRNCGQVFCGQCTAKQCPLPKYGIEKEVRVCDGCFAALLRPAGSGSGGVGVAGSSKPGARPADSDLPAEYLNSSLSQQVQTPARKTEQELKEEEELQLALALSQSEAEQQKPKQTTLTSAAAAYRMQQRSPSPEAPPAPKEYQQEEASNPELAKYLNRSYWEQRKISESSSMASPSAPSPMPPTPQPQQTLPVQPKTADEVQIDEFAANMRTQVEIFVNRMKSNSSRGRSISNDSSVQTLFMTLTSLHSQQLSYIKEKDDKRMWYEQLQDKLAQIKDSRAALDVLRQEHVEKLRRIAEEQERQRQMQMAQKLEIMRKKKQEYLQYQRQLALQRIQEQEREMQLRQEQQKAQYLMGQSAPFPYLPASGVAPHGSPSHQPNSVYNPYVTAAPGYPAPAPNGHGQFQGIPPGMYNPAIAQPPTNAAPGMMMPPHLQQAMHQPQPANAQLHHPAPQPQQPQIGHVMLQQQQLVQSHPPLANQAPPQVLPQAPPQAQHQAPPQAQHQAPPQAQHQVPPQALPQAPPQAQNQAPSQPLPQAPPVAEIANKQIQAIAAAPAPPQTEPKPAKADEPATAELISFD; this comes from the exons ATGTTTCGATCGAGCTTTGAAAAGAATCTAG AGAGCGCCACGAGTCATCTGCGATTGGAGCCAGACTGGCCCTCCATCCTCCTCATCTGCGATGAAATCAACCAGAAGGATATCAC ACCGAAGAATGCCTTCGCCGCGATCAAGAAGAAAATGAACTCTCCCAATCCGCACTCGGCCTGCTATTCGCTCCTGGTGCTGGAGAGCATTGTGAAGAACTGTGGCGCCCCCGTGCACGAGGAGGTGTTCACCAAGGAGAACTGCGAGATGTTCAGCAGCTTCCTGGAGACCACGCCCCACGAGAACGTGCGTCAGAAAATGCTGGAGCTGGTTCAGACCTGGGCCAATGCCTTCCGCTCGTCGGACAAATATCAATCCATCAAG GACACCATGACCATCCTAAAGGCCAAGGGCCACACGTTTCCCGAGATGAAGGAAGCCGATGCCATGTTCACGGCCGACACGGCGCCCAACTGGTCCGACGGCAAGGTCTGCCACCGATGCCGCGTGGAGTTTACCTTCACCAACCGCAAGCACCACTGCCGTAACTGCGGCCAGGTGTTTTGTGGCCAGTGCACGGCCAAGCAGTGCCCCCTGCCGAAGTACGGCATCGAGAAGGAGGTTCGTGTGTGCGATGGCTGCTTTGCGGCACTCCTGCGCCCagctggcagcggcagtggtgGAGTTGGCGTTGCCGGTAGCAGCAAGCCTGGAGCACGTCCAGCGGATAGCGATTTGCCGGCGGAGTACTTGAACAGTTCCTTGTCGCAGCAGGTGCAG ACGCCTGCTCGCAAAACCGAACAGGAGctcaaggaggaggaggagctacAACTGGCCCTGGCCCTCAGCCAGTCCGAGGCCGAGCAACAGAAGCCGAAACAAACGACCCTGACATCAGCGGCAGCCGCTTACCGAATGCAACAACGCTCGCCCAGTCCAGAGGCGCCGCCGGCCCCCAAGGAGTACCAACAGGAGGAGGCGTCAAACCCGGAATTAGCCAAATACTTGAACCGGAGCTACTGGGAGCAGCGTAAAATCAGCGAGTCCTCCTCCATGGCCAGCCCATCGGCTCCCAGTCCCATGCCTCCcacgccacagccacagcagacTTTGCCCGTGCAGCCCAAGACCGCCGATGAGGTGCAGATCGATGAGTTTGCCGCCAATATGCGCACCCAGGTGGAGATCTTCGTAAACCGCATGAAGTCGAACTCGAGCCGTGGTCGCAGCATTTCGAACGACTCCTCTGTGCAGACACTGTTCATGACTCTGACATCGCTGCACTCCCAGCAGCTGTCGTACATCAAGGAGAAGGACGACAAGCGCATGTGGTACGAGCAGCTGCAGGATAAGCTGGCTCAGATCAAGGACTCGCGTGCCGCCTTGGACGTGCTGCGCCAGGAGCACGTGGAGAAGCTTCGGCGCATCgccgaggagcaggagcgccAGCGTCAGATGCAAATGGCTCAGAAGCTGGAGATTATGCGCAAGAAGAAGCAAGAATACCTTCAGTACCAACGCCAGTTGGCACTCCAACGCATTCAGGAGCAGGAGCGTGAGATGCAGCTGCGCCAAGAACAGCAAAAGGCCCAGTATCTCATGGGACAATCGGCCCCATTCCCATACCTCCCTGCATCCGGCGTAGCCCCGCATGGCTCCCCATCGCATCAACCGAACAGCGTCTATAATCCGTATGTAACTGCAGCTCCTGGCTATCCAGCTCCTGCACCCAATGGCCACGGACAGTTCCAGGGCATTCCGCCGGGCATGTACAACCCGGCCATTGCCCAGCCACCGACAAATGCAGCCCCAGGAATGATGATGCCTCCGCATCTGCAGCAGGCGATGcatcagccacagccagccaATGCCCAGCTCCACCATCCGGCCCCCCAACCTCAACAGCCTCAAATTGGCCACGTGAtgctccagcagcaacagttagTTCAGTCTCACCCACCGCTGGCCAATCAGGCTCCGCCCCAGGTACTACCCCAAGCACCGCCCCAGGCACAACATCAAGCACCGCCCCAGGCACAACATCAAGCACCGCCCCAGGCACAACATCAAGTACCGCCACAGGCACTTCCCCAAGCACCTCCCCAAGCACAAAATCAAGCCCCTTCGCAGCCACTTCCTCAAGCCCCACCAGTCGCCGAGATCGCCAACAAACAAATTCAGGCCATTGCTGCTGCACCGGCTCCGCCACAGACTGAGCCGAAGCCTGCCAAAGCAGACGAGCCAGCCACAGCAGAGCTGATCAGCTTTGACTAA
- the LOC4816302 gene encoding ATP-binding cassette sub-family G member 1, protein MDSSKLLKNVYGIDIRFEDLVYQVNVPRQHEKKSVLKGITGTFKSGELTAIMGPSGAGKSSLMNILTGLTKSGVSGKIEIGKARKLCGYIMQDDHFFPYFTVEETMLMAATLKISNKCVSMKEKRTLIDYLLNSLKLTKTRQTKCSNLSGGQKKRLSIALELIDNPAVLFLDEPTTGLDSSSSFDTIQLLRGLANEGRTIVCTIHQPSTNIYNLFNLIYVLSAGRCTYQGTPQNTVMFLSSVGLECPPYHNPADFLLECVNGDYDDHTEDLAESAKDTRWRYDQQLMQGETAEPPSESQLAKFNESQSPGHVQKVEIQSMDSSKELTRHTYPPAEWMRLWLLIGRCHLQFFRDWTLTYLKLGVHIICAVLIGLFFGDSGSNATKQISNVGMIMIHCVYLWYTTIMPGILRYPSEIEIIKKETFNNWYKLRTYYLATIITSTPVHIIFSTVYITIGYLMTEQPVEMDRFVKYLLSAVVVTICADGLGVFLGTVLNPVNGTFVGAVSTCFMLMFSGFLILLNHIPAAMRIVASLSPLRYALENMVISLYGNHREQLICPPTEFYCHFKNAVTVLRQFGMEQGDFGYNIMMILGQITLFKVLAYFTLKHKIKRI, encoded by the exons ATGGATAGCAGCAAATTGTTGAAGAACGTCTACGGCATCGACATTCGATTCGAAGATCTCGTCTACCAGGTCAACGTACCCAGACAGCACG AAAAGAAGTCTGTACTGAAGGGCATAACAGGTACATTCAAATCTGGCGAGCTGACAGCCATCATGGGTCCCTCGGGGGCCGGAAAATCTAGTCTAATGAACATCCTGACGGGCCTAACAAAGTCCGGCGTCAGTGGGAAGATAGAGATCGGCAAGGCCCGGAAGCTGTGCGGCTACATAATGCAGGATGATCACTTCTTTCCCTACTTCACCGTGGAGGAGACGATGCTCATGGCGGCCACACTTAAAATCTCTAACAAATGCGTCAGTATGAAGGAGAAGCGGACACTG ATTGATTATTTGCTAAACTCGCTGAAGCTGACAAAAACGAGGCAAACAAAGTGCTCCAATCTGAGTGGCGGCCAGAAGAAGCGTCTATCAATTGCCCTGGAGCTTATAGACAATCCAGCTGTTCTATTTTTAGACGAGCCCACAAC AGGCCTGGATAGTTCATCGTCCTTCGACACGATCCAACTGCTGCGAGGCCTGGCGAACGAGGGGCGCACCATTGTGTGCACGATCCACCAGCCTTCGACGAACATCTACAATCTGTTCAACCTGATCTACGTGCTCAGCGCCGGTCGATGCACCTACCAGGGCACGCCCCAGAACACCGTCATGTTTCTGAGCAGCGTAGGACTGGAGTGCCCGCCCTACCACAATCCCGCCGACTTCC TGCTGGAATGCGTCAATGGAGACTACGATGATCACACCGAAGATCTGGCGGAAAGCGCCAAGGACACCCGTTGGCGCTACGATCAGCAGCTGATGCAGGGCGAAACTGCGGAGCCGCCCAGCGAGTCACAACTGGCCAAGTTCAATGAGTCACAGTCGCCCGGGCATGTGCAGAAGGTCGAGATACAGAGCATGGACTCCTCCAAGGAGCTCACGCGCCACACATACCCGCCCGCGGAGTGgatgcggctgtggctgctcaTTGGACGCTGCCATCTGCAGTTCTTCAGGGATTGG ACTCTCACCTATCTGAAACTTGGGGTGCACATAATCTGCGCCGTATTGATCGGCTTATTCTTCGGCGACTCTGGCAGCAATGCCACCAAGCAAATCTCAAATGTGGGCATGATTATGATCCACTGCGTCTATCTCTGGTACACCACCATTATGCCGGGCATATTGAGAT ATCCATCCGAGATAGAGATCATCAAGAAGGAAACATTTAATAACTGGTACAAACTGCGAACATATTACCTGGCCACCATTATCACTTCCACTCCAGTTCAT ATTATCTTTTCGACGGTATATATCACGATAGGATACCTCATGACAGAACAGCCCGTTGAGATGGATCGATTTGTTAAATATCTGCTCTCAGCCGTGGTGGTTACCATTTGCGCCGATGGCTTGGGCGTATTCCTGGGCACGGTTCTGAATCCAGTT AATGGAACTTTCGTGGGTGCCGTGTCGACGTGCTTTATGCTGATGTTCTCCGGATTCCTCATTCTGCTGAACCACATTCCGGCAGCGATGCGGATCGTCGCTTCACTGTCGCCGCTACGGTATGCCTTGGAGAATATGGTCATCTCCCTTTATGGCAACCATCGGGAACAGTTGATCTGCCCACCCACGGAGTTCTACTGCCACTTCAA AAACGCCGTGACTGTGCTGCGCCAGTTTGGAATGGAGCAGGGCGACTTTGGCTACAACATCATGATGATTCTTGGCCAAATAACGCTGTTCAAGGTGTTGGCCTACTTCACGCTGAAGCACAAAATCAAAAGGATTTGA